In Polaribacter pacificus, the genomic window GGATGATGATACCTTACTTGATTTTATAAACAAGCCTTTTTCAGAGCTCTCCCTTAAAATAATTAAGGCTAAACTGATAAGAAAACAACCTTTAATAAAGTTAGTTGATAAAGCGTATTCATTAAATTATTTAAGGAGTTTGTCTGATGGTAATGAAGAATTTGTATTAACCTCATTAAATTTGTTTAGAGATTCTGTAGCTGTTAAACTGATAGAGATAAAAACAGCATTATTCAATGAAGAATACAAGAGTGTTCGAGATTTAGCACATAATATTAAGCCTTCCTTCGGAACTTTAGAGAGTACTCACGGAAGAGATCTCTGTAATCAACTTGTTTACAAAGCTACAGAAAAAGATATCTCGGGGTTGGTAGAGCAATTAGATCAATTATATAATACCATTAATATACAACTCAAAAAAGACATTCCTAGCTATACTCAGGTTTAAAAGAATATGCAAATTTATCTTATTTAGTAGGTTGTGGAGATGTTTTTATAATTGCAAATCAATTTTAAAATTACTTTTTGCAAGGTTTGATGTAGCTGTAGCGAGTAACTTACCTGATATATTGTAAACTTCAGCTCTCATATTAATAATGGTCTTTCCCTGTTTCATTACTTGTGTTTTTACACGTACTTCTTCTCCTTCTTTTGCTGGATTAAAAAAATCAACTTGAAGGTTAATGCTAGGGTAAAAATACTCCAAGCCAAGTGTAAAGAAAGTAACTCCCATACAATCATCAATCATTCCTGAGATTACACCTCCATGAAGCATCCCTACAGGGTTTGTCATGTCTTTTCTAACTACAAAAGAAAACTCTAAAGAATTTTTTTTTACAGCAATTACTTTTCCATTTAGCCAATGAGCAAAAGGAGAAGGGCTTTTTGTAAAGTGCTTTCCGATAAAACTTTCAACAAATTTATAACGTGAGTTTTCCATAAATTATAATCTAATATACTTACAAAGGTAGAGAACTTAAGAGGTTTTTACGAAGTAAGGGATTCTAATTTTCAGTATTCTTCGCTTCGCTCAATATTCTGAAGTGATGTTACCTTTTCAGAATTCTTCGCTTCGCTCATCATTCTGAAGCGGGGTATTGAATTACTCGCTTTGCTTGTAATTCTCCTTTTCAGAGGCTTTCGCTTTGCTCAATATTCTGAAGTGATGTTACCTTTTTAGAATTCTTCGCTTTGCTCAATATCCTGAAGCAGGTTTCAGGATTACTCGCTTCGCTCGTGATCTATGTTTTGTTCCAAAATCTTTAGGATTACTCGCTTCGCTTGTAATCTATGTTTTGTTCCAAAATCTTTAGGATTACTCGCTTCGCTCGTGATCCTGAAGGGGGTTCGTTGCTCATTAAAAGCCAAATTGCTAGCGCAATTTGGTGGCTTTTTTATTTGCCCATTGGTTTTGAAGCTTTGCTTCAACCTTGGGCAAATAAAAAAGCCAAAAAATCAAAATTGATTTTTTGGCTTTTAATGGTCGGGGTGGCAGGATTCGAACCTGCGACCTCCTCGTCCCAAACGAGGCGCGATGACCGGGCTACGCTACACCCCGATAAGGTGTTTATTATAATGAAAGTTGCTTAAAAGAAAGAAACAAACATCCCCAAATATTTGGGATTGCAAACATACTATAATATTTCTATATTGTAAAAAGATTTTAAGCAATAAATTATGAAAAATACGATTCGAATTTTTGTGCTAGTTACACTGGGTATTGTTCTGTTAAGTTTTTTACCAAAGCAATCTAAAACTTCTGTAAAAGAGTATGAGTTAGTTGTACCTGACTTAACCATACCATGGGGTTTTGTTTTTTTGCCTGATAATAGCATGCTAATAACAGAAAAATCAGGAAAATTGATTCATTTTAAAAATGGAAAGAAGCAATTAATTTCTGGCCTTCCAAAAATAACAGTGCAAGGTCAAGGAGGTTTGTTAGGGATAACCTTACATCCTGAGTATAATAAAAATGGATGGATTTATTTTACCTATGCTTCTTCAACTGGGGTGGGAGATGGCGCTAATACAACCTTAATGAGAGCTAGAATGAGCAATCAAAAACTGATTAATCAAGAAGTGCTTTATAAGGCTAGCCCAAATAGTAGAAGGGGGCAGCACTTTGGATCACGTATTGCATTTGATACCAAAGGATACTTGTATTTTAGTATTGGTGATAGAGGTGATAGAGATGTGAATCCACAGGATATTACCAAAGACGGAGGGAAAATTTATCGCTTGCATGACGATGGGAAAATTCCTGCTGATAATCCTTTTGTCAATGAAAAAAATGCCAAAACGGCCATCTATAGCTTTGGACATAGAAATCCTCAAGGCATGGCTCTTAACCCTTTTACAGGAGAACTCTGGACTCATGAGCACGGGCCTCAAGGTGGCGATGAGATTAACATTATTAAAAAAGGAAAAAACTACGGTTGGCCAAAAATAAGTTATGGAATCAACTATAGTGGAACAAAGTTTACAGATCATACTTCTTTGCCAGGAATGGAGCAACCCTTGTACCAATGGACACCTTCTATAGCACCGAGCGGAATGGCATTTGTTACCAGTGATCTTTATCCTAAACTAAAAGGAAATGTATTAGTGGGGTCTTTAAAATTTCGATATTTAACTAACTGCACCTTAAAGAATGGTAAAGTAATAAAAGAAGAAAAATTATTAGAAGGTTTGGGTAGAGTTCGATCTGTTGTTCAGGGGAATGACGGATATCTCTATGTAGGCATTGAGCAACTTGGAATTGTTAAGTTGTTACCTCAAAAATAATACACCATACATTTAGCACAAAAGTAGGTGCTTATCAATAATTGTTATTTGCCTATTAGAATTTATCATGTAAAAATCTTTACAAATAGATAAAAAAAAATACATTTGTATTCGAAAAATTAGAAATATAATGGCTGAAAAAATTAAATGTTTGATCATTGGATCAGGACCTGCGGGTTATACTGCAGCAATCTACGCAGCAAGAGCTGATATGAAACCAGTGATGTATACCGGAATGCAAATGGGTGGTCAATTGACTACGACAACAGAAGTAGATAACTTTCCAGGGTATCCTGATGGAACTGATGGAACTGCCATGATGAATGATTTGCAAAAGCAAGCTGAGCGTTTTGGAACAGAGGTTCGTTTTGGGATGGTTACCCAAGTAGAATTCAGCGATAAAGTAGGTGGTATTCACAAGGTAATTGTTGATGAAAATATTGAGATAGAAGCAAATACAGTTATCATATCTACTGGAGCTACTGCAAAATATTTAGGGATTGAAAGTGAGCAGCGTTTAATTGGTGGAGGTGTTTCTGCCTGTGCAACCTGTGATGGATTTTTCTACAAAGGACAAGATGTTGTCGTAGTTGGAGCAGGTGATACTGCTGCAGAAGAAGCTACCTATTTGGCTAATATTTGTAGTAAAGTAACCATGTTGGTTCGTAAAGATTTTATGAGAGCCTCTAAAGCGATGCAACATAGAGTAGACAAAACAGCCAATATCGAAGTGTTTTACAATACTGAGATTGATGAGGTATTAGGAGATTCTGTTGTAGAAGGAGTAAGAGCAGTAAACAATCAAACCGGAGCTAAAATGGATATTCCAGTAACAGGTGTTTTTATAGCAATTGGACACAAACCCAATACAGATTTGTTTAAAGGAGTATTGGATATGGATGAAACAGGCTATTTAATTACCAAAGGAAAATCAACAAAAACAAACCTTCCAGGAGTTTTTGCAGCGGGAGATGTTCAAGATAAAGAATATCGTCAGGCAGTCACAGCAGCAGGTACAGGTTGTATGGCAGCCCTTGATGCAGAACGTTATTTAGGAGCTTTAGAGTAAAGATAAGAACTATTTGATATAAAAATGTCGACTAATTTTAGTCGACATTTTTGTTTGAAAAAGGTTAGTGAATTACATAGATATGTTTTTGTTTTTTTTCCCATTTATAAAGAAAAAGAAAATAAAACCACTAATACTAATGATTGCCATAAAGTTTACCCAAGTATCATCACTAATCCTATTTTTATAACTAAACCTAGGCATTTCTCTATAATTCTTTGTCGTAAAAACCTGTTCTTTAAAGAGCATAGGCACTAGGTATTCTCTCCATGAATTAGAAAACTCAAAAACTTGTTTTTTGAAATCATTATAATGCTTTTCTGATGTTCCTGCGATATTGTTTAATGATTGTTGCATTAAAATTGCAGGTGAAACATATTTAAACATGTTAATTAAGTTTTGCTGTTTTTTTAATTGAGAATCATACCCTGCTAATAAAGGTGCTGTTTTTTCTTCCATAATCTTTTCTGAAGCAAAATAGTTGTGCCAAAAGCCAAACTTTTGATCTTGATTTTCTGTTGCGAGTTCTGGGTGACTACGTAAATAATCATTCATTATTTTATTTTGTTTCTCTTCGTTTTCCTTTTTAATTAATCGTATTTCATTAATCATTTTTAATCGCGATGGTGTTGGATATAAAGAGTTCCCTATTTGATTTATTGTTGCAGGGATAACCATTACAATTAATAACCAAATACCAATTAGCGTTAGGGCATTTTTTGAAGAATCATTTATTTTAATGTTTACAAAACATGAAAGTATAAACCAGAATAAAATATAGCCAGATATCAGCAATAAGAGTTTTATCAAACTGCCAAAATCATTGAAAGCTACAGCAGAAAAAAGTTCAATGCTAACAAATAAAGCAACGATTGTTATTGTTGTGAAAACAAAATAACGAATGCCTATTTTTTGAATTAACCATAAGTTAACGGCGATTGGTTGAGCGCCTAATAAGCGCAAGGTGCCTAATTCTTTCTCTTTAGATAAAACATTAAAACTAAAAGCAATTATTAATAAGGGTAAAATGTAAATGAATACAAAGGCCAAGTCAAAGTTTCCAAATAAAAGTTGCACGGGATTTACCATTTCTGAATAATCTAGGGCAAAATTATTTCCACGTACTGTTGGGCTTTTAAAATGAGTATACATATCACTTTGTCCAGTAGCAATAAAGCTTAATGTCTCTGGTTGCATGATTGCTAAACGTGGATAGCGATAACCAACTGTTATCGGGTCGTTTGGTAATTGCCAATAAGGAGTGTCTACTTTTTCTCCTTTCTCTATTTTAGTAAGCGTAACTAACATGGTGCTGTCTTTTTTGAGGAATTCCTTTTCCATCTTTGAAATGTCAGTTAATCTTTTTGCCACATTTTTATTTCCATTATAAGTGGCAAATGCAAATAGTAAAACAATGCTAATACTTAATAGTATAAGCCATTTACTACGCATTAATAATTTTAATTCGTATTTTAAATTGTTATTCAACATAACTTATATTTTTTTTGAAGTAATAATTAAGCCTAAAAAGGGTAGTACTAACCACAATGATAAAAACAGTATGTTCTGACCGTTCTCTTTTAGAATTTCTAAAAGTGTTGGTGGTGTAAAATTAAATTTAGGCAGCTTTTTGAATTTTTCAGCAGTCATTACATAACCAGAACTTCCAGCTTTGGCATTGTCTTTAATATCATAATTTAAAAATTCTTGCTTTTTTATTCGATATGCTTCAGCGGCTTTGGTAAATTTCCAGTGTAAATTATCACTAGTATTGGCGATTTCCATTGATAAAAAACGAACAGGTATAAATGGGGATAAAAAAGATAGTTTTTTATATATATTGTTTTGGTTTATGGCTATCTCATTTAAGAGATTGTAATTTTTTTCATAAACCTTAGCTTCATGTTCCTCTCCTTTTTGCATTCTGTATCCGTTATAGTTAAAAGGTAACTGACTTATGCTGTCTACTCCAAATTCTTTTAAAGTCTCTTCTTCTAATTTTTTCGCAGCGCTATTCCATGGGTTGTGCCCGTCTAAACCATTTTTTTTGTCTTCAGCAATACGTGCGTTAAATTCAGATTTTGAAGGGTATGGATAGTAATTGTTAGCAAAGTTCGTCGCTATTTTGGGGGTTATAAAACTAAATACAATCCAAACCACTAAGCTACTAACTAAAGAGAGTCCAGAAGATTTACTCCATATAGAAATTAGAATAGTTAAAGTGGTAATTATAGCATAGTATAATAAGTAAGAAACACCTAGAGTTAGCAAACTAGCCCAACTAAAAAAAGCTAGGTTTTCTAAACTAGACAAAACGATACCAATTGTTAAAAAAATGATAGAAGTAATTATAAAAATAGGTATATAAGTTGCTGACCACTTTCCCAATGTTAATTTTATTGGGTTTACCCCTTGACTTTTTAATAGGGTGTCAGTTCCATGTTCTATTTCTTTTGTGTAGGAATTGTAGCCTATTAAAATAATGATTAATGGAAATAAGTAAATTAATACAAAGTTAATAGAAAGTGTCCCGAATCGAGCTAAGCTAGTTTGATCACTGGCTTCGCTAAATGATGCTTCGTGTCTGTTATGAGCTTCTAAGAAAATAGAGTTCCCTGTATACTTGGTTACTCCATAATCAAAGAGAGATAAAGCAAATTTTGGTTTAAAAGCATAGGTGCCATAATGTGCTGCAGAATGTGGGTTTTTTTCACCTTGAGTTTCCCAAACATCCCTTTCTTTACTCATGGATTCTAGATATTGTTTGTTGTTTTTGTTGTATTGATTAATACCTGTAATAGTGGCGATTAATAATAGAACAAAAGTGATGCCTGTAGCAATTTTAAAACGACCATCTCTTGCCAGTTCTTTTAATTCTTTAAAAATTATGTTTTTCATGTTAGCTTACATTTTTAAAATTCATAATTTCTAAATAAATTTTCTCTAATTCTTTTAAAGAAACATCATGTGTGTTAGAATAGTTTTGTAAAACTCCTGACCGCATAATACCAATATGAGTGCTTACTTCTTTTGCTCTAAATAAATCATGTGTGGCCATTAAAATAGCAACTCCATTGTTTTTCATTTTTGTTAGTAATGCCATAAATTCATTGCTTGATTTTGGGTCTAAACCAGAGGTTGGTTCATCTAATAATAAAATTTTAGATTCTTTTGCAATTGCTAAGGCAATACCTACTTTTTGACGCATTCCCTTAGAAAATTCTTTTACTCTTTTATTATGTGCTTCTTCTTGGAGTCCGGCTTCTGATAAATAGAGCTTTAATGCTTTGGTGTCAAATTTTTTACCTGAGAGTTTTGTAAAATAATCAAGGTTTTCTATAGCTGTTAATGTTGGGTACAACATTAAATTTTCTGGTATATAGGTTAAATAATATTTAGTCTTGATTGGGTTTTTTACCACGTCTAGCTCATTAATTAGTGCTGTGCCAGAAGTAGGAGTAATGAAATTAAGCAAAGTATTAATCGTAGTAGATTTTCCAGCACCATTAGCTCCTAATAAACATAGAATTTCTCCAGACTTTACTTCAAGAGAAAGGTTATCAACTGCGGTAAAATCACCATATTTTTTTGTTATATTTTTTAAAGTAATCATAATATAGATAAGTTTAGTTTTTAATAAACAGGATAGTACATAGCAAAAAATGCTATATAGCAATAGATCACTTATAAAAATCAAGTATTATAAGTGATAGTATTTTAGAGAATATGAAGTTATGAGGTTGGTGGGGGCCTGCTTAAAAGCGTACTATCTATATTGTTTTTAACAACAACAAAAGAGTAGTGTAATGGAGTGTTTTTTTTCTTAAAAAAATGATGAGTTGATGCTTCAAAAGTAATTGGATTCTCCGCTATTAATGGAGTAGTGTTAGCTGTAATTGCAAACTCGCAAGCTTCACAGTATTCTTCTAAATTTTCATCAAAATGCTTCAAAGAGTGTAAGCCAACAGTTTTCATCAATATGAAAAATGTTAGAAACACTAAAGAGATATATTTTCTTGTTTTTAGCATAAAAATCAAGTTGATAAAGTTAATTTATTGATAGTTAAAGAAAACTTAAAAAAAAGTTAATTTTTTAGAAACAAAAAAACCCGTTTAGAATAGTTCTAAACGAGTTTCTACAAACAACTAAATTCTAAAACCTATTTAAAAGTTCAAGAAAATTGTAAACCCTTTCGGGTAATTTTATTAAAAGCAGTATTTGTTTTCTGCTTTGACTTTTTCTGCAATGATATTTCTCAATGCAATTACATTTGGATAATTGGTGTATTTAGTAAAGCGTTTTAAACCCATCAACATCATTCTTAATTCATCTCCTTCTGCAAATGAAACGATGCCTTCTTTAGCGCTTTTAGAAACAATATCTACTGCGTTGTACAAATACAATTGAGTCATTGCAATTTGTTCTTTTTGGGTTTCCTTACCAAAACGTTTTGCATTTTTTTCTGTTCTTAGCAATGCAGATTCTGCCATGTAAATTTCAATCAAGATATCAGAGGCAGCAGTTAGCAATTGTTGATGCTCTTCTAATTCTTGTCCGTATTTTTGCAATGCAGCACCTGCCACCATTAAAAATACTTTCTTTAAATTGGCAAGTATTTGTTTTTCTTCGGCAAAGAGTTCAGAAAAATCAGGCGTATCAAAAGACGGTATACCCATTAGTTCTTCTTGTACAGCCATCGCTGGGTTAAGCAAATCAACATGTCCTTTCATGGCTTTCTTTACCAACATTCCAACAGATAATAATCTGTTTATTTCATTGGTTCCTTCGTAGATTCTAGAGATTCTAGCGTCTCTCCAAGAAGATTCCATTGGAGTTTCTTCTGAAAAGCCCATTCCTCCAAAAATTTGAATTCCTTCATCAGCACAAGCTTGTACATCTTCAGAAACAGCAACCTTTAAAATAGAGCATTCTATGGCATACTCTTCAACACCTTTTAATTCTGCTTCTTGATGTGTGTTTCCAGCAGCTTCTCTCAAAGCAATTCTATCTTCAATATCTTTAGCAGCTCTATAAGAAGCTGACTCACCAACATAAGCATTGGTCGCCATTTCTGCTATTTTTAACTTGATTGCCCCAAACTCTGAGATGGCCGTTTTAAACTGCTTGCGCTCATTGGCGTAATTAACAGCAATGCTGGTAATTCTACGTTGAGAATCTAAACAGGCAGCTGCCAATTTGATTCGTCCAATATTTAATGCATTCATGGCAATTTTAAATCCTTCGCCACGTCCTGCTAGCATATTTTCAACAGGCACAACAGTATCATTAAAAAATACCTGACGAGTAGAAGATGCTCTAATTCCTAATTTGTGCTCTTCTTCACCAAGGGTAATTCCATTTGGGTTTTCTTTATCGAATTCAACAATAAAACCAGTAATGTTTTTGTCATCTTCTATTCGAGCAAAAACAATCATCAAACTACAGAATCCTGCATTTGAGATCCACATTTTTGCACCGTTAATTTTATAGCTTTTTCCATCCTCAGAAAGCGTAGCCGTTGTTTTACCAGAGTTGGCATCTGATCCAGCTCCTGGCTCAGTTAAACAATAAGAACCAAACCACTCTCCAGAAGCTAGTTTTGGAACATATTTGGCTTTTTGTTCTTCTGTACCGTAAAGTGTGATTGGCATTGTTCCGATTCCTGTATGTGCTCCAAAAGCGGTACTAAAAGAACCTGTACCACTAGAAATATAATCACAAGTAAGCATGGTAGAAACAAAGCCCATACCTAAACCTCCATAGGCTTCTGGGACAGCAACACCTAAGAAACCTAATTCTCCAGCTTTGCGCATTACTTCTTCGGTTAGCGCGTAATCCTTA contains:
- a CDS encoding PaaI family thioesterase; amino-acid sequence: MENSRYKFVESFIGKHFTKSPSPFAHWLNGKVIAVKKNSLEFSFVVRKDMTNPVGMLHGGVISGMIDDCMGVTFFTLGLEYFYPSINLQVDFFNPAKEGEEVRVKTQVMKQGKTIINMRAEVYNISGKLLATATSNLAKSNFKIDLQL
- a CDS encoding PQQ-dependent sugar dehydrogenase, with the translated sequence MKNTIRIFVLVTLGIVLLSFLPKQSKTSVKEYELVVPDLTIPWGFVFLPDNSMLITEKSGKLIHFKNGKKQLISGLPKITVQGQGGLLGITLHPEYNKNGWIYFTYASSTGVGDGANTTLMRARMSNQKLINQEVLYKASPNSRRGQHFGSRIAFDTKGYLYFSIGDRGDRDVNPQDITKDGGKIYRLHDDGKIPADNPFVNEKNAKTAIYSFGHRNPQGMALNPFTGELWTHEHGPQGGDEINIIKKGKNYGWPKISYGINYSGTKFTDHTSLPGMEQPLYQWTPSIAPSGMAFVTSDLYPKLKGNVLVGSLKFRYLTNCTLKNGKVIKEEKLLEGLGRVRSVVQGNDGYLYVGIEQLGIVKLLPQK
- the trxB gene encoding thioredoxin-disulfide reductase, with the protein product MAEKIKCLIIGSGPAGYTAAIYAARADMKPVMYTGMQMGGQLTTTTEVDNFPGYPDGTDGTAMMNDLQKQAERFGTEVRFGMVTQVEFSDKVGGIHKVIVDENIEIEANTVIISTGATAKYLGIESEQRLIGGGVSACATCDGFFYKGQDVVVVGAGDTAAEEATYLANICSKVTMLVRKDFMRASKAMQHRVDKTANIEVFYNTEIDEVLGDSVVEGVRAVNNQTGAKMDIPVTGVFIAIGHKPNTDLFKGVLDMDETGYLITKGKSTKTNLPGVFAAGDVQDKEYRQAVTAAGTGCMAALDAERYLGALE
- a CDS encoding DUF3526 domain-containing protein, with amino-acid sequence MLNNNLKYELKLLMRSKWLILLSISIVLLFAFATYNGNKNVAKRLTDISKMEKEFLKKDSTMLVTLTKIEKGEKVDTPYWQLPNDPITVGYRYPRLAIMQPETLSFIATGQSDMYTHFKSPTVRGNNFALDYSEMVNPVQLLFGNFDLAFVFIYILPLLIIAFSFNVLSKEKELGTLRLLGAQPIAVNLWLIQKIGIRYFVFTTITIVALFVSIELFSAVAFNDFGSLIKLLLLISGYILFWFILSCFVNIKINDSSKNALTLIGIWLLIVMVIPATINQIGNSLYPTPSRLKMINEIRLIKKENEEKQNKIMNDYLRSHPELATENQDQKFGFWHNYFASEKIMEEKTAPLLAGYDSQLKKQQNLINMFKYVSPAILMQQSLNNIAGTSEKHYNDFKKQVFEFSNSWREYLVPMLFKEQVFTTKNYREMPRFSYKNRISDDTWVNFMAIISISGFIFFFFINGKKNKNISM
- a CDS encoding DUF3526 domain-containing protein, producing MKNIIFKELKELARDGRFKIATGITFVLLLIATITGINQYNKNNKQYLESMSKERDVWETQGEKNPHSAAHYGTYAFKPKFALSLFDYGVTKYTGNSIFLEAHNRHEASFSEASDQTSLARFGTLSINFVLIYLFPLIIILIGYNSYTKEIEHGTDTLLKSQGVNPIKLTLGKWSATYIPIFIITSIIFLTIGIVLSSLENLAFFSWASLLTLGVSYLLYYAIITTLTILISIWSKSSGLSLVSSLVVWIVFSFITPKIATNFANNYYPYPSKSEFNARIAEDKKNGLDGHNPWNSAAKKLEEETLKEFGVDSISQLPFNYNGYRMQKGEEHEAKVYEKNYNLLNEIAINQNNIYKKLSFLSPFIPVRFLSMEIANTSDNLHWKFTKAAEAYRIKKQEFLNYDIKDNAKAGSSGYVMTAEKFKKLPKFNFTPPTLLEILKENGQNILFLSLWLVLPFLGLIITSKKI
- a CDS encoding ABC transporter ATP-binding protein, whose translation is MITLKNITKKYGDFTAVDNLSLEVKSGEILCLLGANGAGKSTTINTLLNFITPTSGTALINELDVVKNPIKTKYYLTYIPENLMLYPTLTAIENLDYFTKLSGKKFDTKALKLYLSEAGLQEEAHNKRVKEFSKGMRQKVGIALAIAKESKILLLDEPTSGLDPKSSNEFMALLTKMKNNGVAILMATHDLFRAKEVSTHIGIMRSGVLQNYSNTHDVSLKELEKIYLEIMNFKNVS
- a CDS encoding acyl-CoA dehydrogenase family protein, which encodes MATTDNELLRGGQFLVKETNCEDVFTPEDFTEEQKMMKEAVIEFNDREIIPHKPRFEAKDYALTEEVMRKAGELGFLGVAVPEAYGGLGMGFVSTMLTCDYISSGTGSFSTAFGAHTGIGTMPITLYGTEEQKAKYVPKLASGEWFGSYCLTEPGAGSDANSGKTTATLSEDGKSYKINGAKMWISNAGFCSLMIVFARIEDDKNITGFIVEFDKENPNGITLGEEEHKLGIRASSTRQVFFNDTVVPVENMLAGRGEGFKIAMNALNIGRIKLAAACLDSQRRITSIAVNYANERKQFKTAISEFGAIKLKIAEMATNAYVGESASYRAAKDIEDRIALREAAGNTHQEAELKGVEEYAIECSILKVAVSEDVQACADEGIQIFGGMGFSEETPMESSWRDARISRIYEGTNEINRLLSVGMLVKKAMKGHVDLLNPAMAVQEELMGIPSFDTPDFSELFAEEKQILANLKKVFLMVAGAALQKYGQELEEHQQLLTAASDILIEIYMAESALLRTEKNAKRFGKETQKEQIAMTQLYLYNAVDIVSKSAKEGIVSFAEGDELRMMLMGLKRFTKYTNYPNVIALRNIIAEKVKAENKYCF